The region GCACTTTTTCCCATTCCCCCTGCACCAGTCGGTTCCTCTTTAATTCGCGATTTTCTGCCCTTTCCAGATGGATGATTGCAGTTTCGCAATGCCGGAGCACTGCGGAAACACTTACCGATTCGATTTCCTTGATCAGCGACTCCAGAATCGGTCGTAATTTGCGGATTTGCGTTCGAAACCTGTTTCACTTTATTTTTCATCTGTtcctcacacacacacacacacacacacagacacagacacccGATTCCTGAATTCGGCTGCTCATAAATTGTCGCACATTAAGCTTCGTCCATATCATGCGCGGACACAAAAGTTGCTATTTTTCTTTGCTGTCGCCGTCGGTGTCGCGCATGCTGTGGTCTAcattgttttggtttcattcCGCGATTTGTTCGAAGGTGTTCCACAGTTTTTCCAAGAggttttgaaaagcgttttctGTGCCGATGCGGGTTAAAACTATGATTTAACAAGCCGCCAACATGGAAAGTTTCGCCACGGTTGCTGGCGATGCGCCAGCCTTCTTATCCTGCTCGCCCCCAGGCAATTCCGATCCGAAAATCATTTATCTTGACCGCATATGCCGGACTTGCTtggaagaaaaggagaaagacCAACTGAAGGACTTGTTCGAGTATTGCCTCTCCGAGAGTATCATGAGCTGCACGAGTATTTCGGTAAGGGAGAGGAAGGGCGAAAGGGTCGTTCCAGGAGCTTGTACACATTtggttcttgtgtttttttcagATAACCGAATCCGATGGACTACCGTGCCACATCTGTCTCGATTGCTGCTCACAGGTTGAGCGAAGCTGCAATTTCCGGCATATGAGCGAACAGTCCGATGCCACGATCCGATCGCTGATTGAACAATCCGTCGTCATCAAACAGGACAGCGAGACCAAGTACGAGGTGCTCAATGTGGTGCTGACCGATTCCAATGGTAACACCGAAACCTCAGCTGTCGTTGTTCCAATCGAAGAGTTTCGCTTTCAACTGCTCAACAGCAGCGAAGTGTCTGTGGAACAATACGACAACAAGCCGACCGATACTGTCCCCGCGGTGGACACTCCGGAGATTGCGGAACCAGAGGAACAGATCACGCTTCCCGTGAAATCAACGGCGAAAGAATATGAAGATCCTTACACCATCACGGTCAATCCTAATGAGCTGCTGAACGAACTGTCGCAAACACCGCCTCCTGAGAGCAATCCaagggaagctgctgctgttgctcgggGGGAGTCAGCTTCGAAGGAATCAACCATTTTGAAGAATCTCAAGAAGGAGCTATCGGAGTTCATCGGTAGTAACTGCACGATCGTACCGAAGGAAACCGAGATCGTCGACGAGAATGaggatgatgaaatgattcACGTGAACTATCTCAAAGATGCCCTAACGGAGGAGTACATTCAAATCATGGAAACACAATTGGCATCCTCCGTACCCAACGATGCTCCAGGAACCGCTCAAGAACAGCTGGAACAGGAGCACCTGAACAACCTGATTAGCGCCTCGATGGAAGCCGAAGGATCGCGACCCGTGGTGCACAGTGCCGATACCGAAGAGCAGGGCACGCGGTACTGTAAGCTATGCGATGTTAATTTCAGCGAGCGCAGGCTGTATCGAGCGCACGTGAAAAGAATACATTCCGAAGTAAGAACCCGCAGGCAGGAATCATCACGAGAACATGAAATTAACCAATTTCTTCCGTTTGCTTTTAGAAACGATATGAATGCACTAGCTGCTCGCGGAAGTTTACGGAAAAATCAATGCTGAACAGTCACCTCTTGCGGCACACAGGAGAAAAGACTCACGCGTGCAGTGAGTGTAATGCAAAGTTTTACGAGCGAAACACTCTGAACATTCACATGCGAACACATTCCGGTCACCGGCCGTACGCCTGTGAGCATTGCGACAAGCGGTTCACGAAGAGAAGCATCCTTACGACGCACCTGAAAGTGCACAAGGACCCTCGCCCTCACGTGTGCCCGGTGTGCCAGAAGGGTTTCAAACTGTCCTGGCAACTCaaagcgcacacacgcattcACACGAACGAAAAACCATTCCAGTGTCCCCAGTGCCAGAAACGGTTCAATCAGAACGGCAACCTTATCGTCCACATGCGTACACATTCTGGCGAAAAACCGTACCAGTGTAAAGACTGTGATAAAGCCTTTCCCAGCAAAGGCGAACTGGCCGTAAGTTGGTTTTGCGTAGACAATTCGGTGCGGTTTTGAATTATCGCTCGTTTCTCATCCCCTCCACCAGGGCCACATACGGCAGCACACGggagagaagaagacgaaaaagatCGCTTGTTCCCTGTGTCCGAAGCTGTTTGCTGCCAACTATGAACTCTCCATTCACATGCGCACCCATAACAAGGAGCGACCGTTTGGCTGTACCGTTTGCGGGAAAAGTTTCCTGATGCACGTGCACCTGACGGTTCATATGCGATCGCACACCGGTGAAAAACCCTTTGCCTGTACGCTGTGCGAAAAGGGTCAGTTGAGCAACCGTCATTCCATCCGATGGGGTTGTGAAGACACTAATGATCGTTTCCATCGTTTGTAGCATTCACAACGCGCTATCAGCTGAAAACACACAATTATGTCCACACTGGCGAGAAGAAATACGAGTGCGACGTGTGCCACCGGAAGTTTAGCAGCTCCACCAATCGGAACTCACATCGGAAGACGCATGATCGGACAATTTCCTGACAAAAGTACATGTTCGTAGGTTAAAAGACAAAGGAGGGGAGAGGTTCCGTTCGGTAAGAGTTAAAACgaagatgctttttttttattgaacaaATCAAGAAATAGATGACCCCATCTACAACGTTGGGTACGATTTGTGGAGTGAGTCGGTGTGTAGAACATAGCCCGGCGCCCAACAAATCTCCTGCGGCTGTGTAGGAATTAGAAACAGAATGTATTCTGCGCCAAACTAAGCTAACGGTCGATATCGCTCAAGTGGCACGCCTTCCCCCCATTCTTCGCCTGCCCCCGTTCACTAATGTCTATCGTATGTCGCGTATGCATTTAGATGTTGAATGAAACGAACTCAAAGAGGATGGAACCTAACTGGAAAACTCAAAAATAAAGTACTGGGAACCGTAGAAATGGGCAACGTTTACAGACATCGGATCAGCGATTAGTGTGATCAGTGAGTGTGGAGGCACACTGCATCGCACGTGCCACGCTGGGTTCCCACCCGCTGGGCTGGGTTGGGAACGAGCTGCCATTGAGCGTCCCAACGTGCCAGGGTCCCCGGACCCCACATGCTATTTACTGGAAAGAAGGAGAGtatcagcatcaggagcagagGTGGAGCGCTGCTTTATCCTCCTTGCCGTTGTCTCCTCCTGCCTCCTTGTCTGCCTGACTGCCTGCTTGTGTCTGCCATTATGACGGTCCAATGCGTGCACGCATTCCCACTCGCACCACTGCGGTGACCTTGTTCTTGtggcacgccacgccatgctgtttgtccgtccgttccgcACAGAAGAGAAGCAGCGACCTGTATGTGTTTGAGAGGAGTGCGCGGACCCGTCGTTCAGCAGTCCGTTTGGAACGTTGGAGAAGCAACCCCGCATTGCGCCCGCCTGCCTGCGTGCTATTGCGTAACACATGCGCCAAGACAAGCGGTCCCTAAGACTCCCAGTTTCGGTTCTCACTGTGCTTTGCACCGCATCTCTTGATCGGTTTCCGCTAGAGCCGCGATATGGCTGCGTCCTTCCCATTTGTATCTTTCTTGATGTCTCCACgcgttgtatgtgtgttcttGATGATTTAGCATCGGATCGATCTAGCGGCCATTACAGCTTGCCTTGTACCCTCGCTGTCCAATTATCAGTACGGTTCCGGGAACTTTGAATCCGATGGCAGATCGAATACCAATCGGTCGCCGGGCCCGTTCTGGCTGTTGTAGTGCGAATCCTGCGACAGAATGTTGTCCATCTGTGACTGGTACTCGCCCAGGTAGTCCTGCGAGAGGCCGGGTTGCTGGGAAAGGCTGAAT is a window of Anopheles aquasalis chromosome 2, idAnoAquaMG_Q_19, whole genome shotgun sequence DNA encoding:
- the LOC126572077 gene encoding zinc finger protein 557-like; its protein translation is MESFATVAGDAPAFLSCSPPGNSDPKIIYLDRICRTCLEEKEKDQLKDLFEYCLSESIMSCTSISITESDGLPCHICLDCCSQVERSCNFRHMSEQSDATIRSLIEQSVVIKQDSETKYEVLNVVLTDSNGNTETSAVVVPIEEFRFQLLNSSEVSVEQYDNKPTDTVPAVDTPEIAEPEEQITLPVKSTAKEYEDPYTITVNPNELLNELSQTPPPESNPREAAAVARGESASKESTILKNLKKELSEFIGSNCTIVPKETEIVDENEDDEMIHVNYLKDALTEEYIQIMETQLASSVPNDAPGTAQEQLEQEHLNNLISASMEAEGSRPVVHSADTEEQGTRYCKLCDVNFSERRLYRAHVKRIHSEKRYECTSCSRKFTEKSMLNSHLLRHTGEKTHACSECNAKFYERNTLNIHMRTHSGHRPYACEHCDKRFTKRSILTTHLKVHKDPRPHVCPVCQKGFKLSWQLKAHTRIHTNEKPFQCPQCQKRFNQNGNLIVHMRTHSGEKPYQCKDCDKAFPSKGELAGHIRQHTGEKKTKKIACSLCPKLFAANYELSIHMRTHNKERPFGCTVCGKSFLMHVHLTVHMRSHTGEKPFACTLCEKAFTTRYQLKTHNYVHTGEKKYECDVCHRKFSSSTNRNSHRKTHDRTIS